A single window of Rhodamnia argentea isolate NSW1041297 chromosome 5, ASM2092103v1, whole genome shotgun sequence DNA harbors:
- the LOC115726722 gene encoding protein SOSEKI 5-like, producing the protein MSVGSRYNKADVWVPRKFQDTGTSPESTKKWIEPRMKMESKVPVVYYLSRNGHLEHPHFMEVRLSSPGGLFLRDVTNRLNCLRGQGMANMYSWSSKRTYRSGYVWQDLTEDDLIHPCNGREYILKGSELLQVPSPSLRSSAAISSPTAKNGSSEANNPAEVPKLSDIIKIEHKNQLYPTSLSLDDVRQYIVYKAKTSEKANKAANASTQTDDKRTRLTKRGDRDEDWSNEEIRVLSSPPPSNSSTEGRESLDGSSSTRRDPTYKLSDIRNQALENERPSGRMKASAAVLRQLIMCGAKGVDDVQSITPR; encoded by the exons atGTCTGTCGGTTCAAGGTACAACAAAGCAGATGTGTGGGTGCCCAGGAAGTTTCAAGACACAGGCACAAGCCCTGAGAGCACAAAGAAATGGATTGAGCCCCGGATGAAGATGGAAAGCAAGGTCCCGGTTGTCTACTACCTATCGAGAAATGGCCATCTTGAGCATCCCCATTTCATGGAAGTCCGACTTTCTTCACCTGGTGGGCTCTTTCTCAGAG ATGTGACCAACAGATTGAATTGTCTGCGAGGTCAAGGCATGGCCAACATGTACTCTTGGTCTTCAAAAAG GACCTACAGAAGTGGGTATGTGTGGCAAGACTTGACAGAGGATGACCTGATACACCCTTGCAATGGCCGTGAATACATTCTCAAGGGATCGGAACTCCTCCAAGTGCCATCTCCGAGCCTCCGATCCTCTGCCGCGATCTCGTCGCCTACAGCGAAGAACGGCTCCTCAGAAGCGAACAACCCAGCCGAGGTCCCGAAGCTCTCCGACATCATCAAGATCGAGCACAAGAACCAATTGTACCCCACATCACTCTCACTAGACGACGTTCGCCAATACATAGTCTACAAGGCCAAGACTTCAGAAAAGGCCAATAAAGCGGCGAACGCGTCGACGCAGACCGATGACAAGAGAACTAGGCTGACGAAGAGGGGCGACCGTGACGAGGACTGGAGCAACGAGGAGATTCGGGTCTTGTCCTCCCCGCCGCCTTCGAACTCTAGCACTGAGGGGAGGGAGAGCTTGGATGGCTCAAGCTCCACAAGGAGAGACCCAACTTACAAATTGTCAGATATCAGGAATCAGGCGCTTGAGAACGAGAGGCCCAGCGGGAGGATGAAGGCATCGGCAGCAGTTCTGAGGCAGCTGATCATGTGCGGCGCAAAGGGCGTTGATGATGTCCAGTCAATCACGCCCAGGTAG